From a region of the Syngnathoides biaculeatus isolate LvHL_M chromosome 2, ASM1980259v1, whole genome shotgun sequence genome:
- the kynu gene encoding kynureninase isoform X1, which translates to MGPQNCEANAESPCRPVHPKAAMGRLKIKKKVEDAATKLNCPPTSERVAALLDDDDELRHLRENFIVPKIADLPFLDKSLVDGSKDCIYLVGNSLGLQPKTVKKYLEEEVDKWAKMGAHGHIEGSRPWAWAENHLEKLMGKIVGAKEEEVALMNGLTVNLHLLMLSFYQPTAARHKIILEDKAFPSDYYAVESQIRLRGFDPEQSMVLLKPRPREETLRTKDILNLIEKDGDSVALVMLSGVQYYTGQLFNMAAITKAAQKNGCLVGFDLAHAAGNVDLKLHEWGVDFACWCSYKYLNSGCGGIAGAFIHEKHQSTIKPALTGWWGHDLKTRFQMNNVLELQPGVKGFRLSNQPVLLVCPLQASLEVFNKTSMQALRKKSVLLTGYLEYLITHYYSKDSKDLCKPHMRIITPHDPSQRGCQLSLCFSVPIDKVFQELQKRGVVCDMRHPDVLRIAPVPLYNSFSDVHRFIECLREAIAASCQWATTELTQSKSQTNCV; encoded by the exons atgggacctcagaattgtgaggcaaatgctgaatcaccgtgccgccct gtTCACCCAAAAGCAGCAATGGGccgattgaaaataaaaaaaaaagtggaggacGCGGCCACCAAGCTAAACTGCCCCCCGACCTCTGAGCGGGTGGCGGCGTTGTTGGACGACGATGATGAGTTAAGACACCTTCGTGAGAACTTTATAGTGCCCAAAATAGCAGATTTACCTTTCT TGGACAAGTCGCTGGTAGATGGCAGCAAAGATTGCATCTACCTGGTGGGCAACTCGTTGGGCCTGCAGCCCAAAACCGTCAAGAAGTAcctggaggaggaggtggacaaGTGGGCCAAAAT gGGTGCACACGGACATATAGAGGGGTCACGACCATGGGCCTGGGCTGAGAACCACCTGGAGAAGCTCATGGGAAAAATTGTCG gGGCGAAAGAAGAAGAGGTGGCGCTGATGAACGGCTTGACGGTCAATTTACATTTGCTGATG CTTTCCTTCTACCAACCAACGGCTGCACGGCACAAGATAATTCTGGAAGACAAAGCCTTCCCTTCGGATTAC TATGCGGTCGAGTCTCAGATCCGATTACGAGGATTTGACCCCGAGCAGAGCATGGTGCTACTGAAGCCCAGACCA AGGGAGGAGACGCTGCGAACAAAGGACATCCTCAATCTGATCGAGAAAGATGGCGACTCCGTGGCTTTAGTGATGCTTAGCGGAGTTCAGTACTACACCGGTCAGCTCTTCAACATGGCTGCCATAACCAAGGCCGCCCAgaaaaat GGCTGCTTGGTGGGCTTCGATCTGGCTCACGCAGCAGGAAATGTTGACCTGAAACTGCACGAGTGGGGAGTGGACTTTGCTTGCTGGTGCTCTTACAAG TATTTAAACTCTGGTTGTGGTGGGATCGCAGGGGCATTCATCCATGAGAAACATCAAAGCACCATCAAACCTGC GCTGACAGGCTGGTGGGGTCATGATTTGAAAACACGTTTCCAAATGAACAATG tGTTGGAGCTCCAGCCTGGAGTGAAGGGCTTCAGATTATCTAACCAGCCTGTTCTTCTAGTGTGTCCCCTGCAGGCCAGTTTGGAG GTTTTCAACAAGACCAGCATGCAGGCGCTACGCAAGAAGTCCGTGCTGTTAACAGGCTACTTAGAGTATCTAATTACCCACTACTATAGCAAGGATTCCAAAGACCTGTGCAAACCTCACATGCGGATCATCACGCCCCATGACCCGAGCCAGAGAGGCTGCCAGCTGTCACTTTGCTTCTCCGTGCCCATCGACAAAGTCTTCCAGGAGCTGCAGAAGAggggtgtggtt TGTGACATGCGTCACCCAGATGTGTTGCGCATCGCACCGGTCCCTCTCTACAACTCCTTCAGCGACGTCCATCGCTTCATCGAATGTTTGAGAGAGGCAATCGCCGCTAGCTGCCAATGGGCCACCACCGAACTGACACAgtcaaaaagtcaaacaaattgtgtctaa
- the kynu gene encoding kynureninase isoform X2, translating to MGRLKIKKKVEDAATKLNCPPTSERVAALLDDDDELRHLRENFIVPKIADLPFLDKSLVDGSKDCIYLVGNSLGLQPKTVKKYLEEEVDKWAKMGAHGHIEGSRPWAWAENHLEKLMGKIVGAKEEEVALMNGLTVNLHLLMLSFYQPTAARHKIILEDKAFPSDYYAVESQIRLRGFDPEQSMVLLKPRPREETLRTKDILNLIEKDGDSVALVMLSGVQYYTGQLFNMAAITKAAQKNGCLVGFDLAHAAGNVDLKLHEWGVDFACWCSYKYLNSGCGGIAGAFIHEKHQSTIKPALTGWWGHDLKTRFQMNNVLELQPGVKGFRLSNQPVLLVCPLQASLEVFNKTSMQALRKKSVLLTGYLEYLITHYYSKDSKDLCKPHMRIITPHDPSQRGCQLSLCFSVPIDKVFQELQKRGVVCDMRHPDVLRIAPVPLYNSFSDVHRFIECLREAIAASCQWATTELTQSKSQTNCV from the exons ATGGGccgattgaaaataaaaaaaaaagtggaggacGCGGCCACCAAGCTAAACTGCCCCCCGACCTCTGAGCGGGTGGCGGCGTTGTTGGACGACGATGATGAGTTAAGACACCTTCGTGAGAACTTTATAGTGCCCAAAATAGCAGATTTACCTTTCT TGGACAAGTCGCTGGTAGATGGCAGCAAAGATTGCATCTACCTGGTGGGCAACTCGTTGGGCCTGCAGCCCAAAACCGTCAAGAAGTAcctggaggaggaggtggacaaGTGGGCCAAAAT gGGTGCACACGGACATATAGAGGGGTCACGACCATGGGCCTGGGCTGAGAACCACCTGGAGAAGCTCATGGGAAAAATTGTCG gGGCGAAAGAAGAAGAGGTGGCGCTGATGAACGGCTTGACGGTCAATTTACATTTGCTGATG CTTTCCTTCTACCAACCAACGGCTGCACGGCACAAGATAATTCTGGAAGACAAAGCCTTCCCTTCGGATTAC TATGCGGTCGAGTCTCAGATCCGATTACGAGGATTTGACCCCGAGCAGAGCATGGTGCTACTGAAGCCCAGACCA AGGGAGGAGACGCTGCGAACAAAGGACATCCTCAATCTGATCGAGAAAGATGGCGACTCCGTGGCTTTAGTGATGCTTAGCGGAGTTCAGTACTACACCGGTCAGCTCTTCAACATGGCTGCCATAACCAAGGCCGCCCAgaaaaat GGCTGCTTGGTGGGCTTCGATCTGGCTCACGCAGCAGGAAATGTTGACCTGAAACTGCACGAGTGGGGAGTGGACTTTGCTTGCTGGTGCTCTTACAAG TATTTAAACTCTGGTTGTGGTGGGATCGCAGGGGCATTCATCCATGAGAAACATCAAAGCACCATCAAACCTGC GCTGACAGGCTGGTGGGGTCATGATTTGAAAACACGTTTCCAAATGAACAATG tGTTGGAGCTCCAGCCTGGAGTGAAGGGCTTCAGATTATCTAACCAGCCTGTTCTTCTAGTGTGTCCCCTGCAGGCCAGTTTGGAG GTTTTCAACAAGACCAGCATGCAGGCGCTACGCAAGAAGTCCGTGCTGTTAACAGGCTACTTAGAGTATCTAATTACCCACTACTATAGCAAGGATTCCAAAGACCTGTGCAAACCTCACATGCGGATCATCACGCCCCATGACCCGAGCCAGAGAGGCTGCCAGCTGTCACTTTGCTTCTCCGTGCCCATCGACAAAGTCTTCCAGGAGCTGCAGAAGAggggtgtggtt TGTGACATGCGTCACCCAGATGTGTTGCGCATCGCACCGGTCCCTCTCTACAACTCCTTCAGCGACGTCCATCGCTTCATCGAATGTTTGAGAGAGGCAATCGCCGCTAGCTGCCAATGGGCCACCACCGAACTGACACAgtcaaaaagtcaaacaaattgtgtctaa